A window of Syntrophales bacterium genomic DNA:
GCTCGACGCTCGGGAAGAAGTGATCGATGAACACCTGCTGATTCGTAACGGCGGGATTCTGATTCTTTGTCATCGCATACGTTGCCTTGAAAAGCGCGTTGATGAACTTTTTCGGAGGGACCAGATGAGCCATGCCGGGGGTCAGCAGGTCAAAATACTCTTTTACAAAGCGGTTCATGTCATTCAGGAGGAGAGTGTCATCCAGGTCGAACAGAACCGCGCGAATCGTCTTGTCCACGTTGCAATATCCTGTGACGGCTCTCTGCCTGCAGATGCCTCGGTGTTTTCCCGTTTTATGATGAAACGGTCATGGATTGGAGGATTGAGGACGATGGCGTTTTGTTTTGATTCAGAAAAGATCTCCGTTTTTCAGTGGGTTGAAGATACGGGATGGGGTCTCGAAAGTCAACTTCCATTACAGGGCGGTCGGACGGTTTCTCCGGAATGGGAAAGCGGGATGCTGCCGATGTTATTTACTGTTTGAAGCGGACCGGAGTGTCAGGACTGTGGATTGCTTCATTTCAGTCGACCTTTCCTCCATTCATCAACTGCCGGACAGACGGGCTGTCCAGATCCAATGGGAGACGGATGGCCATACTTCCAGGACCGGAATTCGGTACGGCAGTTCATGCTTTCGGGATTTCAAATCAGCCGGTTGAATGATAAAGAAGAAAAACGATGATGATTCAATTGTCCTTTACAGCAGACCAGCCAAAGGGGGGAACGCAATGGGGAGCTTGTGGGACAATCTCCGGAAGTTATTCAGGAAGGGCCGTGTGCATAATCGGTTCTCGGTGACAGGCACAGCCATGGTCATCATTGCCCCAGGCGAGAACGGGGAAAGGAAGGTACGGATTCTGGACATTAGCAAGGGTGGATTGGCCTTCATTTATGACGGACCGAAGGAAAAGCTGGAAGAATCTGGGATTATGCAGCTTCTTGCGAATAACGTAGTGTTCGTTGATAAGGTTCAATACGATACGGCTTACGACATTCCCCAGCAGGAAACAGAAGGTCAATATCGCCGCCGGGGGGTAAAATTCAGATTCATGGGTGTCCTGGATGACACCAAACTGGACTCTTTTATCAGGGATATTAAGTCATTCGAATTGTAGCACAGATTTCACGTTCAATTGAGCGACGTGGTTCTTCCGCCATGTCGGGAAAAACGCGGTTGCCGATTCAATCACGATTGAGTTTACGTCCCTCTTCAGCAATATCCGCAGCTACGACAACGCATTGAGTCCCGGATACCTGCAATATTTGTTTCTCAGGTGGAAAACCTCTTCATTTGTGCATGCCCGCCTTATACAGATCTGGAAACACACAAGCACGAGGGAAGTCAAGGAATTGAATGCTGTTAAGCCTGCAGCCCGCGCATCTTGATTCTTTCCACGATGCCTCCCCTTCTCAATAAGGATGTGTATTCTTCATGACGGATAACCTGCTTCAGGTATTCTATGTTGTTGTTGATGCTTTCTATGTACAAATCACTGTCGATGCCCCACCTGACCCGAAAGTGTAGTTTCATATGCTTGTAGACGCTTCCAAGGTCATATTCCATCCGATTCAGTGTAACATGATAAAATTGCAGAGTCTTAGAGAGCAGGTCATATTCAT
This region includes:
- a CDS encoding PilZ domain-containing protein, encoding MIKKKNDDDSIVLYSRPAKGGNAMGSLWDNLRKLFRKGRVHNRFSVTGTAMVIIAPGENGERKVRILDISKGGLAFIYDGPKEKLEESGIMQLLANNVVFVDKVQYDTAYDIPQQETEGQYRRRGVKFRFMGVLDDTKLDSFIRDIKSFEL